Proteins encoded together in one Camelina sativa cultivar DH55 chromosome 9, Cs, whole genome shotgun sequence window:
- the LOC104715284 gene encoding LOW QUALITY PROTEIN: putative L-type lectin-domain containing receptor kinase I.4 (The sequence of the model RefSeq protein was modified relative to this genomic sequence to represent the inferred CDS: inserted 2 bases in 1 codon; deleted 3 bases in 3 codons), with amino-acid sequence MACRLDLVLIVSCIHLTCLSCQQESSFVYNGFNQANLFVDGLARILPGGILHLTNTTELQTRSCFLQEPFDFNPSSSLSFYTHFVCALVPPKFGADDGGHGIAFVVSPSMNLSHAYSTQYLGIFXSSHLLAIELDTVETVEFSELEKAHVGIDVNNPISVESALPSYFSSALGMNVSINLLSGEPIQVWVDYDGSLLNVSLAPIEIQKPNRPLISRAINLSDIFQDKMYVGFSASTGRLTSNQYILGWSFSKSKKLIQSLDLTKLPQAPLPRDEQSPLPRDENNKLSPLHIHIGLVVLLVIPVVMVLVGVYWYRRNKYAEVRESWEKEYGPHRFSYKSLYKATNGFGKDVLVGKGGFGEVYKGTLPLSRYIAVKRLSHDAEQGMKQFVAEVVTMGSLQHRHLVPLLGYCRRKGELLLVSEYMPNGSLDQYLFHNQNPSPSWLQRISILKDIALALNYLHTGASPPVLHRDIKASNVMLDSEYNGRLGDFGMARFYDPKANLSATAVVGTIGYMAPELIITMGASTKTDVYAFGAFLLEVACGRRPVEPELPVEKQYLIKWVCECWQHASLLGARDPRLGGESFPEEVEMVLKLGLLCTNVVPESRPSMGQVVQYLSLDLPLLDFSLNTPGIGGFMHVSMEASSAICVPNLRNSLILMYVTHTILEGYGR; translated from the exons ATGGCTTGCAGACTAGATTTGGTTTTGATCGTCTCCTGCATTCATCTGACTTGC TTGTCATGTCAACAAGAATCCAGTTTTGTCTACAATGGCTTCAACCAAGCAAATCTTTTTGTTGATGGGCTTGCCAGGATCCTTCCTGGTGGAATTTTGCACTTGACAAATACTACAGAGTTGCAAACTAGGTCATGCTTTCTTCAAGAGCCATTTGATTTTAATCCATCTTCGTCACTCTCATTTTATACACATTTTGTGTGTGCGTTGGTGCCTCCTAAGTTCGGAGCTGAT GATGGTGGCCATGGGATTGCCTTTGTTGTATCTCCTTCCATGAATCTCTCTCATGCATACTCAACTCAGTACCTGGgcatctt ctcttctcaccTGCTAGCCATTGAGCTCGATACTGTTGAGACAGTAGAGTTTAGTGAGCTAGAAAAGGCTCATGTTGGGATTGATGTGAACAACCCGATATCTGTTGAATCTGCTCTCCCGTCTTACTTTTCCAGTGCATTGGGGATGAATGTAAGCATAAATCTCCTGAGTGGGGAGCCTATCCAGGTCTGGGTGGATTATGATGGATCGTTGCTAAATGTTTCTCTGGCCCCTATAGAAATCCAGAAACCAAATCGACCTCTTATTTCAAGAGCCATCAATCTGTCAGACATTTTTCAAGAT AAAATGTATGTTGGGTTCTCTGCATCAACAGGGAGATTGACAAGTAACCAGTATATACTTGGGTGGAGTTTTAGTAAAAGCAAAAAATTAATCCAGTCTCTGGACCTCACTAAACTCCCACAAGCTCCTCTTCCAAGAGATGAACAGTCTCCACTTCCTAGAGacgaaaataataaattatctcCACTGCATATTCATATTGGCCTGGTCGTCTTATTGGTGATCCCTGTGGTGATGGTTCTCGTAGGAGTTTATTGGTACAGGAGAAACAAGTATGCAGAAGTGAGAGAATCGTGGGAAAAGGAATACGGCCCACACCGATTTTCCTACAAGTCTCTGTACAAAGCAACAAATGGGTTTGGCAAAGATGTTCTTGTTGGGAAAGGTGGGTTTGGAGAAGTGTACAAAGGAACTCTGCCCCTAAGCAGGTATATAGCTGTGAAAAGACTGTCACACGATGCAGAACAAGGAATGAAACAGTTTGTGGCAGAAGTTGTAACTATGGGAAGTTTACAACATCGACATTTGGTTCCTCTTCTCGGGTATTGCCGGAGAAAGGGTGAATTACTGCTGGTCTCCGAGTACATGCCCAACGGCAGTCTTGACCAGTACTTGTTTCATAACCAAAACCCATCTCCTTCATGGTTGCAAAGGATTTCTATTCTTAAGGACATTGCCTTGGCTCTCAATTACTTGCATACAGGAGCCAGTCCACCTGTTTTGCACCGAGATATAAAAGCTTCTAATGTCATGTTGGATTCTGAGTATAATGGAAGGTTAGGAGATTTTGGTATGGCCAGGTTTTATGACCCCAAAGCCAACTTATCTGCAACAGCTGTTGTGGGTACCATAGGTTACATGGCACCTGAGCTAATAATAACAATGGGAGCTTCTACAAAAACTGATGTGTACGCCTTTGGTGCTTTCCTTCTTGAAGTAGCTTGTGGAAGGCGACCTGTAGAACCTGAGTTACCGGTGGAAAAGCAATATCTGATCAAGTGGGTTTGTGAATGCTGGCAACATGCTTCTTTACTCGGGGCAAGAGATCCAAGATTGGGAGGAGAATCCTTCCCAGAGGAAGTTGAGATGGTTTTGAAACTTGGGTTGCTCTGCACAAATGTGGTGCCAGAATCAAGGCCTTCCATGGGACAAGTGGTGCAGTACCTAAGCCTGGACCTACCCTTGCTGGATTTCTCACTCAATACTCCAGGGATTGGGGGTTTTATGCATGTTTCAATGGAAGCATCATCTGCCATTTGTGTTCCCAATTTAAGAAATTCGTTGATACTTATGTATGTTACTCACACGATTTTGGAAGGGTACGGAAGATGA